GAACGAAACGCGGCGGGTCAATACTCCTGCTGCTGGCGGAGGCGCTGAGTTTCCTGACGGTTGCGCTCGATGGTCCGCTGGTTCTGCTGAATCTGCTGCTGGTTGGAGTAGTACTGCTGTTGTTCCTGGCCTTGCATGTAGTCCCCGATGAGGGCTCCGGCTCCCAGACCAAGGCCGCCGCCGATGGCCGCTCCGGCACCCGGATGACCCACGGCCGCCCCGATGAGACCACCGGCGGCCGCGCCCCCGAGAGCTCCGATGCCGGCGCCTTTTTCCCGCGTGGTGAGGGGACCGCCAGAGCACCCCGCAGCCATGAGGGCCAGGATCAAGACGCCGATTCGGGCGCGAAGTCTTCCTTTAGTGAAAGTCATACAACCTCCAGTCCTTTGTATGGTCGAGGAAGCCAGAAACAGCAATGGCCGTGCCACAGGCGGCCGCGGGAAGTACCTGTTTTCTCAGGGTGGTTCTCCGGAGCCGGCGTCGGGCCCAGGTTCAAACCTACCAGCACCGGCCGAAAATGTACGGCGGTGCCCTGGCACGGATTTGTCCGGCCGAACGGGTGACAAAATTGTTCCATTTTGCCTGACTTGGGCCGTGACGCCGTCTACCTTAGAGGATTTCCCCGGTGCTTTTTGCGGGCATGGTTTGCGGGCACGGAAGTTGCTGACCTGAAAAGCAGGATGAAAACCGTTCTCGAGACAGGACTCTGTCTGGCGCTCTTCGGTTTTACAGCTCTTTCGCCGCTTGCCGCCCAGGAGACCGAGCAGCCCTTTTATGGAAGCTGGGTCGACTATCGGGACGGCCGTATCTCCGTCGCCTTCAACCAGACGCCGGTGGACGTCGCCGCAAGCGCGATTCGCGCCCGAACAGGCTTCGAGATCGTTCTTCCGCCGGCCGGAGAAACGAGGCTCGTCAATCTGCACCTGACCCGGACTCGTCTCGAACCGGCAGTCCGCTCGCTCATCTCCTCCGCCGGATTTCAGAACTACGCGGTCATCTACGACCAGCACGGGCGGCCGGGCCGCGCAGTCGTCCTCGGCCGGGCGCCGCAAAATCCCGCGCCGCAGCAGAGCGAAGCTTCGGTCGCGGAGCAGGGCGGCGAGCCATTGGGTCCGGAGGAAGCGAAGAAGC
This region of Candidatus Zixiibacteriota bacterium genomic DNA includes:
- a CDS encoding glycine zipper domain-containing protein; translated protein: MTFTKGRLRARIGVLILALMAAGCSGGPLTTREKGAGIGALGGAAAGGLIGAAVGHPGAGAAIGGGLGLGAGALIGDYMQGQEQQQYYSNQQQIQQNQRTIERNRQETQRLRQQQEY